In Erigeron canadensis isolate Cc75 chromosome 1, C_canadensis_v1, whole genome shotgun sequence, a single window of DNA contains:
- the LOC122597017 gene encoding MDIS1-interacting receptor like kinase 2-like, producing MDLSLNQLSGRIPDSIGTLSSLSYMDLSSNQLSGPIPPSLGDLSSLKWLDLSSNKLSGNIPTSLGQLSNLQRLFLYNNSLSGNIPTSPGQLSNLEELYLDDNQLSGVVSEDHFTKLYNLTDLYLSGNTLITWNDGPHWFLPSNWSIWMQAPAATWDLNSQTGFKHKHVLKYYVLEIRV from the coding sequence ATGGACCTTTCATTAAACCAATTGTCTGGTCGAATACCAGATTCTATTGGAACCTTGAGCTCTCTTTCTTACATGGACCTTTCATCAAACCAATTGTCTGGTCCTATACCTCCCTCGCTTGGTGACCTATCATCTCTTAAATGGCTCGATCTTTCTAGTAATAAATTGAGTGGGAACATCCCCACTAGTCTTGGTCAGCTTTCAAACCTCCAAAggctttttctttataataactCATTGAGTGGGAACATCCCCACTAGTCCTGGTCAGCTTTCAAACCTGGAAGAACTttatcttgatgataaccaattGAGTGGGGTTGTTTCTGAAGATCACTTCACCAAACTCTACAATCTAACCGACTTGTACTTGTCTGGTAATACATTGATAACGTGGAACGACGGCCCTCATTGGTTCCTCCCTTCCAATTGGAGTATTTGGATGCAAGCTCCTGCTGCAACATGGGACCTCAATTCCCAAACTGGCTTCAAACACAAACACGTCTTGAAGTATTACGTCTTAGAAATTCGAGTATAA
- the LOC122587014 gene encoding receptor-like protein EIX2, with translation MDLTSNSIIGDIPNSLGSLSKLELLHLHDNKFEGGLPVSLQKLKNLVTMDLGNNYLTGNIPFWIGKKLSKLKILNLQSNMFMGMFPPELCQIKTLQHLNLADNKITGNIPRCLCNLTGMIKRDAKLDYNSYGYIYTESIEACIKGIQQKYTSTLPYLISLDLSSNKIVGEIPDVLMNLEALTNLNLSRNELSGHIPTIIGNLKSMESLDLSMNNLSGRVPPSLASVNTLGYLNLSFNKLSGPLPIGNHFQTFDNPSIYEGNNRLCGFPLLSCKGNLPYTHVGDDKVVNSSQGFSWFYVGIVSGFVVGFMGLIVSLLYIKVWRETYFEMIENVCVFLIVSIVVTFARLRRRCFQ, from the coding sequence ATGGATCTTACAAGTAACAGTATAATAGGTGATATTCCAAATTCATTAGGTTCTCTATCAAAACTTGAGTTATTGCACCTCCATGACAACAAATTTGAGGGTGGTCTCCCAGTGTCtttacaaaagttgaaaaacttGGTGACAATGGATTTGGGAAACAATTATTTGACGGGTAATATCCCTTTTTGGATTGGAAAAAAGCTATCAAAGCTTAAAATCTTGAATCTCCAATCAAATATGTTCATGGGTATGTTTCCACCGGAACTATGTCAAATTAAAACCCTTCAACATTTAAACCTGGCAGATAATAAGATAACCGGAAATATCCCTCGTTGCCTTTGTAATTTAACTGGTATGATCAAGCGTGACGCCAAGTTAGACTACAATAGTTATGGCTATATCTATACAGAAAGTATTGAAGCTTGCATAAAGGGCATTCAACAAAAGTACACCAGCACACTTCCGTATCTTATATCCTTAGACCTTTCAAGCAACAAAATTGTTGGTGAAATTCCTGATGTGTTGATGAACCTTGAAGCATTGACAAATTTGAATCTTTCGAGAAACGAACTAAGTGGACACATTCCTACAATTATCGGAAATCTAAAGTCAATGGAATCTTTAGATTTGTCGATGAACAACCTGTCTGGTCGGGTTCCTCCAAGTTTAGCTAGTGTGAATACTCTAGGCTATTTGAATCTATCATTCAATAAATTATCCGGTCCATTACCAATCGGAAATCATTTTCAGACTTTTGATAATCCATCTATATATGAAGGGAACAATAGACTATGTGGATTCCCACTTCTAAGTTGCAAAGGCAATTTACCATACACTCACGTTGGTGATGATAAAGTTGTCAATAGCTCACAAGGTTTCTCGTGGTTTTATGTTGGTATCGTTTCAGGATTTGTTGTGGGTTTCATGGGACTTATTGTTAGCTTGCTATATATTAAAGTTTGGAGGGAAACTTACTTTGAAATGATAGAAAATGTTTGTGTTTTTCTAATTGTTTCAATTGTAGTGACTTTTGCTCGACTAAGGAGGAGGTGTTTCCAGTGA